In Capillimicrobium parvum, a genomic segment contains:
- a CDS encoding RidA family protein, translated as MSASDRFVPGQMDWFSGAARGGGLVFLAGHVGADGEGGGADAPFATQVTRALDHFEHTLANAGLGFSALLKVNVYLADIADFAEFNEIYLARHPAPRPARTTVQTPLAQGWRFEIDGVAVDER; from the coding sequence ATGAGCGCATCCGATCGCTTCGTCCCCGGCCAGATGGACTGGTTCTCCGGCGCCGCCCGCGGCGGCGGCCTCGTGTTCCTCGCCGGCCACGTCGGCGCCGACGGCGAGGGCGGCGGCGCGGACGCGCCGTTCGCCACGCAGGTCACCCGCGCCCTGGACCACTTCGAGCACACCCTCGCGAACGCGGGGCTCGGCTTCTCGGCGCTGCTGAAGGTCAACGTCTATCTCGCCGACATCGCGGACTTCGCGGAGTTCAACGAGATCTATCTCGCGCGCCACCCGGCGCCGCGCCCCGCGCGCACGACGGTGCAGACGCCGCTCGCGCAGGGCTGGCGTTTCGAGATCGATGGCGTGGCGGTCGACGAGCGCTGA
- a CDS encoding heavy metal translocating P-type ATPase, with product MSPATMDHVELPITGMTCASCANRIERRLNKLDGVSATVNYATEKATVDFDAAAVAPQALVEAVASAGYQAVLPSAQPAAGGHADAEADETAPLRRRLLISLALMLPVLLMSMIPPLQFDNWQWLSLTLASPVVVWGAWPFHRAAWANLKHATATMDTLISVGVLAAWLWSLYALFLGGAGDPEMRMPFDLIPDSAGGTEVYLEVASAVTVFILAGRYFEAKAKRRAGAALAALLELGAKDVAILDADGTERRVPIEELHAGDRFVVRPGEKVATDGVVEEGRSAVDQSLLTGESVPVEKAPGDDVAGATVNAGGRLIVRATKVGADTALAQIARLVTDAQSGKAPVQRLADRVSGIFVPVVIGLSVATLGFWLGTGESAQFAITAAVAVLIIACPCALGLATPTALLVGTGRGAQLGLLIKGPEILESTRKVDTVVLDKTGTITTGQMSVTDVVTIPGTSRDEALRIAGALEDASEHPIAQAIARAARDATGPLPAVESFANREGLGVEGVVDGHGVQVGRPALLRDDWGVTLPAELDAARRAAEAQGRTAVAAAWDGEARAVIVVADTVKATSAEAVAGLRGLGLRPVLLTGDNEATARAVAAEVGIDEVIAEVLPADKAGVVRRLQAEGRVVAMVGDGINDAPALAQADLGLAIGTGTDVAIEASDLTLVSGDLRAAADAIRLSRATLRTIKQNLGWAFGYNLAALPLAAAALLNPLIAGLAMALSSVSVVANALRLRRFGRR from the coding sequence ATGAGCCCCGCCACCATGGATCACGTCGAGCTGCCGATCACCGGCATGACGTGCGCCTCGTGCGCGAACCGCATCGAGCGCCGCCTGAACAAGCTCGACGGCGTCAGCGCCACGGTCAACTACGCCACCGAGAAGGCGACGGTCGACTTCGACGCCGCCGCGGTCGCCCCGCAGGCGCTCGTGGAGGCCGTCGCGTCGGCGGGCTATCAGGCCGTGCTGCCCTCGGCCCAGCCCGCCGCGGGCGGGCACGCCGACGCCGAGGCCGACGAGACCGCGCCGCTGCGCCGCCGCCTGCTCATCAGCCTCGCGCTGATGCTGCCGGTGCTCCTCATGTCGATGATCCCGCCGCTGCAGTTCGACAACTGGCAGTGGCTGTCGCTGACGCTCGCGTCGCCGGTCGTCGTCTGGGGCGCCTGGCCGTTCCACCGGGCGGCGTGGGCGAACCTCAAGCACGCCACCGCCACGATGGACACGCTGATCTCGGTCGGCGTGCTCGCCGCATGGCTGTGGTCGCTGTATGCGCTGTTCCTCGGCGGCGCCGGAGACCCCGAGATGCGCATGCCGTTCGATCTCATCCCGGACAGCGCCGGCGGGACCGAGGTCTATCTCGAGGTCGCCTCCGCGGTGACGGTGTTCATCCTCGCCGGGCGCTACTTCGAGGCGAAGGCCAAGCGCCGTGCCGGGGCCGCCCTGGCCGCCCTGCTCGAGCTCGGCGCCAAGGACGTCGCGATCCTCGACGCCGACGGCACCGAACGGCGCGTCCCCATCGAGGAGCTGCACGCCGGTGACCGCTTCGTCGTGCGCCCGGGCGAGAAGGTCGCGACGGACGGCGTCGTCGAGGAGGGCCGCTCCGCGGTGGATCAGTCCCTGCTCACGGGCGAGTCGGTGCCGGTCGAGAAGGCGCCGGGCGACGACGTCGCGGGCGCGACGGTCAACGCCGGCGGCCGGCTGATCGTGCGCGCCACGAAGGTCGGTGCGGACACCGCGCTGGCCCAGATCGCCCGGCTCGTGACCGACGCGCAGAGCGGCAAGGCGCCGGTGCAGCGGCTCGCCGACCGCGTGTCGGGGATCTTCGTGCCCGTCGTCATCGGCCTCTCCGTCGCGACGCTCGGGTTCTGGCTCGGCACCGGCGAGAGCGCGCAGTTCGCCATCACCGCCGCGGTCGCCGTCCTCATCATCGCCTGCCCGTGCGCGCTCGGGCTCGCCACGCCGACGGCGCTGCTCGTCGGCACCGGCCGCGGGGCCCAGCTCGGGCTGCTCATCAAGGGGCCCGAGATCCTCGAGTCCACGCGCAAGGTCGACACGGTCGTCCTCGACAAGACGGGCACGATCACGACCGGGCAGATGAGCGTGACCGACGTCGTGACGATCCCGGGGACGAGCCGCGACGAGGCGCTGCGCATCGCCGGCGCGCTCGAGGATGCGTCCGAGCACCCGATCGCGCAGGCGATCGCCCGCGCCGCCCGGGACGCCACCGGCCCGCTGCCCGCCGTCGAGTCGTTCGCCAACCGCGAGGGCCTCGGCGTCGAAGGCGTCGTCGACGGCCACGGCGTGCAGGTCGGCCGGCCCGCGCTGCTGCGCGACGACTGGGGCGTGACGCTGCCCGCCGAGCTCGACGCGGCCCGCCGCGCCGCCGAGGCGCAGGGGCGCACCGCGGTGGCCGCGGCGTGGGACGGCGAGGCGCGCGCCGTGATCGTCGTCGCCGACACCGTCAAGGCGACCAGCGCCGAGGCGGTGGCCGGGCTGCGCGGCCTCGGGCTGCGGCCGGTGCTGCTGACCGGCGACAACGAGGCGACCGCGCGCGCCGTGGCGGCCGAGGTGGGCATCGACGAGGTCATCGCCGAGGTGCTGCCCGCCGACAAGGCCGGCGTCGTTCGGCGCCTGCAGGCCGAGGGCCGGGTCGTCGCGATGGTCGGCGACGGCATCAACGACGCGCCGGCGCTTGCCCAGGCCGATCTGGGCCTGGCCATCGGCACCGGCACGGACGTGGCGATCGAGGCGTCCGACCTCACGCTCGTCAGCGGCGACCTGCGCGCCGCCGCGGACGCGATCCGCCTGTCGCGCGCGACCCTGCGCACGATCAAGCAGAACCTCGGCTGGGCGTTCGGCTACAACCTCGCGGCGCTGCCGCTCGCTGCCGCCGCGCTGCTCAACCCGCTGATCGCCGGCCTGGCGATGGCGCTGTCGAGCGTCTCGGTGGTCGCCAACGCGCTGCGGCTGCGCCGCTTCGGCCGGCGCTGA
- a CDS encoding heavy-metal-associated domain-containing protein, translating into MSQTLIQTSRAREYQVAGMSCTHCVSSVREEVSEIPGVGAVEIDLATGRLVVAGEGVSDDAVAAAVAEAGYEVAR; encoded by the coding sequence ATGAGCCAGACCCTGATCCAGACCAGCCGGGCCCGCGAGTACCAGGTCGCCGGTATGTCCTGCACGCACTGCGTCTCATCCGTGCGCGAGGAGGTCTCGGAGATCCCCGGGGTGGGGGCCGTCGAGATCGACCTCGCCACCGGCCGGCTCGTCGTCGCCGGCGAGGGCGTCAGCGACGACGCCGTGGCCGCCGCCGTCGCCGAGGCCGGCTACGAGGTCGCACGATGA
- a CDS encoding beta strand repeat-containing protein, with amino-acid sequence MGGQRRIVMAGVVVAALLASAPAVAGAATAKIRNGTLTYTAAPGEANVLSVKFASGAFVLSDSGALITPGTGCTARAPAHLVTCSAVDLDGIGAALGDGGDALKVDASVPLGVAALGGAGDDVLRGGPQADSLSGGPGADRLDGAAGADVLRGGDDVDTADYSTRTQAVGVTLDAVAGDGEAGEGDLVDSTVENVTGGAGPDVLVGDAHANRLLGGGGDDTLQGMGGADVLDGGGGGNTATYRERTGPVVASLDDVANDGAPGEKDLLTRVQNLVGGTGADTLTGSANANRLDGGPGADRLDALAGPDTVRGGTGSDVVLLGTGNDAFDWLPGDSSDVVEGQGDNDTLRFSGANIGEHFDLSANGGRLRLLRDVGNVSMDVGGVEQVDLRAAGGADAIAVHDLAGTNVKSVRLDLAAGGMPDAGDGQPDVVDVAGTNGIDAIAVGTAGDETVVSGLPAPVAVAHADDPGDVLRVDGAGGSDAVVADSAPMPVAVLGGDGTDTVTALGTGGPDAFTLSPQAPEVLVSRTDLRLSVQAERLAVQGLGGDDSILAGNGIAGLGIALTLDGAAGSDTIQGSDGADTILGGDDADTIRGGRGGDLALLGAGDDSFGWAPGDGSDTVEGQAGADTLRFDGANIAEIIDLSANGGRLRLTRNVASVVMDVDGAERIDVHALGGADALSVHDLTGTAVTDATFDLAAFGTTMGDGQADTVNVDATQGADVATVAGDASGVAVAGLASRVSIVGQEAALDTLAVRLLAGDDVLDASGLAADGIRLSGAGGDGDDVLIGSAGADALFGDAGDDVLIGGPGNDALDGGPGDNIVIQD; translated from the coding sequence ATGGGCGGGCAACGACGGATCGTCATGGCGGGGGTGGTCGTCGCCGCGCTGCTCGCGTCGGCGCCGGCGGTGGCCGGCGCGGCGACCGCCAAGATCCGCAACGGGACGTTGACCTACACCGCCGCGCCGGGCGAGGCGAACGTCCTCAGCGTCAAGTTCGCCTCGGGCGCGTTCGTGCTCAGCGACTCGGGCGCCCTGATCACGCCGGGAACCGGCTGCACCGCCCGGGCGCCGGCGCACCTGGTGACGTGCAGCGCCGTCGACCTCGACGGGATCGGGGCCGCGCTGGGCGACGGCGGAGACGCGCTGAAGGTCGACGCGTCCGTGCCGCTCGGCGTCGCCGCCCTCGGCGGCGCGGGCGATGACGTGCTGCGCGGGGGCCCGCAGGCCGACAGCCTCTCCGGCGGTCCGGGCGCCGACCGCCTCGACGGAGCGGCCGGCGCCGACGTGCTGCGCGGCGGCGACGACGTCGACACCGCCGACTACTCGACGCGCACGCAGGCCGTCGGGGTGACGCTCGACGCCGTCGCGGGCGACGGCGAGGCCGGGGAGGGCGATCTCGTGGACTCGACCGTCGAGAACGTGACCGGCGGCGCCGGGCCGGACGTGCTCGTCGGCGACGCGCATGCCAACCGGCTGCTCGGCGGTGGGGGAGACGACACCCTGCAGGGCATGGGGGGCGCGGACGTCCTCGACGGGGGCGGCGGGGGCAACACCGCCACGTACCGCGAGCGGACCGGTCCCGTCGTCGCCAGCCTCGACGACGTCGCCAACGACGGCGCTCCGGGCGAGAAGGACCTGCTGACCCGCGTCCAGAACCTGGTCGGCGGCACGGGGGCGGATACGCTGACGGGCTCCGCGAACGCCAACCGGCTCGACGGGGGGCCGGGCGCGGACCGTCTCGATGCGCTCGCCGGACCGGACACCGTGCGGGGCGGAACCGGCAGCGACGTCGTGCTGCTGGGGACGGGCAACGATGCGTTCGACTGGCTGCCGGGCGACAGCAGCGACGTGGTCGAGGGCCAGGGCGACAACGACACGCTGCGGTTCTCCGGGGCGAACATCGGCGAGCACTTCGACCTCTCGGCGAACGGCGGGCGACTGCGGCTGCTGCGCGACGTCGGCAACGTGTCGATGGACGTCGGCGGCGTCGAGCAGGTGGACCTGCGGGCCGCGGGCGGCGCCGACGCGATCGCCGTGCACGATCTCGCCGGCACGAACGTCAAGAGCGTGCGGCTCGACCTCGCCGCCGGCGGGATGCCCGACGCGGGTGACGGGCAGCCCGACGTCGTCGACGTCGCCGGGACGAACGGGATCGACGCGATCGCCGTCGGCACGGCCGGCGACGAGACCGTGGTGAGCGGTCTGCCGGCGCCGGTCGCGGTCGCCCACGCCGACGATCCAGGTGACGTGCTGCGCGTCGACGGGGCGGGCGGCAGCGACGCGGTCGTCGCGGATTCCGCCCCGATGCCCGTCGCCGTCCTCGGCGGCGACGGCACGGACACGGTCACGGCGCTCGGGACCGGCGGCCCGGACGCGTTCACCCTCTCCCCCCAGGCCCCCGAGGTCCTGGTGTCGCGCACCGACCTCCGGCTGTCGGTGCAGGCCGAGCGCCTTGCCGTCCAGGGGCTGGGCGGGGACGACAGCATCCTCGCCGGCAACGGCATCGCCGGCCTCGGCATCGCGCTGACCCTCGACGGCGCTGCCGGGAGCGACACCATCCAGGGCAGCGACGGGGCCGACACGATCCTGGGCGGCGACGACGCCGACACGATCCGGGGCGGCCGCGGCGGCGACCTCGCCCTGCTCGGCGCCGGCGACGACAGCTTCGGCTGGGCGCCCGGCGACGGCTCGGACACCGTCGAGGGCCAGGCGGGCGCCGACACGCTGCGCTTCGACGGCGCGAACATCGCCGAGATCATCGACCTCTCGGCGAACGGCGGGCGCCTGCGCCTCACGCGCAACGTCGCGAGCGTCGTCATGGACGTCGACGGCGCCGAGCGGATCGACGTCCACGCCCTGGGCGGGGCGGACGCCCTGAGCGTGCACGACCTCACCGGCACCGCGGTGACGGATGCGACCTTCGACCTCGCGGCCTTCGGCACGACGATGGGCGACGGGCAGGCCGACACCGTCAACGTCGACGCGACCCAAGGCGCCGACGTGGCGACCGTGGCCGGCGACGCGTCCGGCGTCGCCGTGGCGGGGCTTGCGTCGCGCGTGTCGATCGTCGGGCAGGAGGCGGCGCTCGACACGCTGGCCGTGCGGCTGCTCGCCGGCGACGACGTCCTCGATGCCTCGGGCCTCGCCGCGGACGGCATCCGCCTGAGCGGTGCCGGGGGCGACGGCGACGACGTGCTCATCGGCAGCGCGGGCGCCGACGCGCTCTTCGGCGACGCCGGCGACGACGTCCTCATCGGGGGGCCGGGCAACGACGCGCTCGACGGCGGCCCCGGCGACAACATCGTGATCCAGGACTGA
- a CDS encoding pyridoxal phosphate-dependent decarboxylase family protein, with protein MAPDHDEPLSLPPEEVRRLGYRVVDMVVDHLAGLRDLPPVVVGERAALEARLREPLPEAPGDLDEALDLAAGVVLRNMQHGDHPRFFARVPSPSSPVGMLGDALASGMNAIATSWVGSTGPTVLELVVLDWLAEMLGMPAGTEGILLSGGSASSLTALAAARAARLGGHDPDAVVYCSDQTHASITRALRILGFAPDRVRLLPTGSGFRLVPGAVAGAIAADRSAGLRPFCLIATAGTTNTGTVDPLAALADLAAAEGLWLHVDGAYGAPAALTEQGRALLDGMERADSLAADPHKWLFAPYEVGALLVREPGALAAAFAMEPEYLRDTTGEVNFRDRGPQLTRATRALKLWLTIKAFGVDAIRDAVARGIALAERAEAALRATPGWEIVTPAQLAVVTFAHERAGAVDIAARAVADGYAVPTSTVLRGRPVLRLCTINPRTTDEEIDATVARLTELAERA; from the coding sequence ATGGCCCCCGACCACGACGAGCCGCTCAGCCTCCCGCCGGAGGAGGTGCGGCGGCTCGGCTACCGCGTCGTCGACATGGTCGTCGACCACCTCGCCGGCCTGCGCGACCTGCCGCCGGTCGTCGTCGGCGAGCGGGCCGCCCTCGAGGCGCGGCTGCGCGAGCCGCTGCCCGAGGCGCCGGGCGACCTCGACGAGGCGCTCGACCTGGCCGCCGGCGTCGTGCTGCGCAACATGCAGCACGGCGACCACCCCCGCTTCTTCGCGCGCGTCCCGAGCCCGAGCAGCCCGGTCGGCATGCTCGGCGACGCGCTGGCGAGCGGGATGAACGCGATCGCCACGTCCTGGGTGGGCAGCACGGGCCCGACGGTGCTCGAGCTCGTGGTGCTCGACTGGCTCGCCGAGATGCTGGGGATGCCGGCCGGCACCGAGGGGATCCTGCTCAGCGGCGGGTCCGCGTCCAGCCTCACCGCGCTCGCGGCGGCGCGGGCGGCGCGGCTCGGCGGCCACGACCCGGACGCCGTCGTCTACTGCTCCGACCAGACGCACGCCTCGATCACCCGGGCGCTGCGCATCCTCGGCTTCGCGCCGGACCGCGTCCGCCTGCTGCCCACCGGTAGCGGGTTCCGGCTGGTGCCGGGCGCCGTGGCGGGGGCCATCGCCGCCGACCGGTCCGCCGGCCTGCGGCCGTTCTGCCTGATCGCCACGGCGGGCACGACGAACACGGGCACGGTCGACCCGCTGGCCGCGCTCGCCGACCTCGCCGCCGCGGAAGGCCTCTGGCTGCACGTCGACGGCGCGTACGGTGCCCCGGCGGCGCTGACCGAGCAGGGCCGGGCGCTGCTGGACGGGATGGAGCGCGCGGACTCCCTCGCCGCCGACCCGCACAAGTGGCTGTTCGCCCCGTACGAGGTCGGCGCGCTGCTCGTCCGCGAGCCCGGCGCGCTCGCCGCCGCCTTCGCCATGGAGCCCGAGTACCTGCGCGACACGACCGGCGAGGTGAACTTCCGCGACCGCGGCCCGCAGCTGACCCGGGCCACCCGGGCGCTGAAGCTGTGGTTGACCATCAAGGCGTTCGGCGTGGACGCGATCCGGGACGCGGTCGCCCGCGGCATCGCGCTGGCCGAGCGCGCGGAAGCGGCGCTGCGCGCGACGCCCGGCTGGGAGATCGTCACGCCCGCGCAGCTCGCGGTCGTGACCTTCGCCCACGAGCGCGCCGGCGCGGTCGACATCGCGGCGCGCGCGGTCGCCGACGGCTACGCGGTGCCGACCTCCACGGTCCTGCGCGGGCGCCCGGTCCTGCGGCTGTGCACGATCAACCCGCGCACGACCGACGAGGAGATCGACGCGACGGTCGCCCGACTGACCGAGCTCGCCGAGCGGGCGTAG
- a CDS encoding GreA/GreB family elongation factor has translation MVNRLRDGGAAHRGAVAASAGPVPVVAAGRPVLTARGAEILAAEVERLRDLKGEEFRARRRDALSVSAADEDAQLAIGEDEAVIDARIANLAQLLHQAEIVDHDVRGEDIVNLGSRVLLEDLTTGAVVEYEMVAWHDGATAGTVSAASPVGQAILGRGVGDELTIGLPGGRQRSLRIAGLDDVASLHA, from the coding sequence ATGGTCAACCGTCTTCGTGATGGCGGCGCCGCGCATCGCGGCGCCGTCGCCGCTTCCGCAGGTCCCGTCCCGGTCGTCGCCGCCGGCCGTCCCGTGCTCACGGCGCGCGGGGCGGAGATCCTGGCCGCCGAGGTCGAGAGGCTGCGTGACCTCAAGGGCGAGGAGTTCCGCGCCCGCCGCCGCGACGCGCTGTCCGTGTCGGCCGCCGACGAGGACGCCCAGTTGGCGATCGGCGAGGACGAGGCCGTCATCGACGCCCGGATCGCCAACCTCGCGCAGCTGCTGCACCAGGCGGAGATCGTCGACCACGACGTCCGCGGCGAGGACATCGTCAACCTCGGGTCGCGGGTGCTCCTGGAGGATCTCACGACCGGAGCGGTGGTGGAGTACGAGATGGTCGCGTGGCACGACGGCGCGACCGCGGGCACGGTGTCCGCGGCCTCCCCGGTCGGGCAGGCGATCCTCGGCCGCGGCGTCGGCGACGAGCTGACCATCGGCCTGCCGGGCGGGCGGCAGCGCTCGCTGCGGATCGCCGGGCTCGACGACGTCGCGTCGCTGCACGCCTGA
- a CDS encoding helix-turn-helix domain-containing protein, with protein sequence MGVGVISTTLTITEIGRRLGVSRWAAYRRPSVLVRHGFVGRR encoded by the coding sequence GTGGGCGTGGGCGTGATCTCGACCACGCTCACGATCACCGAGATCGGCCGGCGGCTGGGGGTCTCGCGGTGGGCGGCGTACCGGCGTCCCAGCGTCCTCGTGCGCCACGGCTTCGTGGGCCGGCGCTGA
- the ftsH gene encoding ATP-dependent zinc metalloprotease FtsH, whose product MDPARRPVGDRQRLWRAAALLALVVGVAALYLPDGGRAKQPAPTFADFLEQRDRRALREATVRTRDHTVDVTPKEGPSYAVGFPAAYGQELIEGLEAHGVPFTVKGSGRSTWEVLAPWALLLAVVVAIAVLLGRRMRAGGGGAAARRMRKAPARQLDPRSPKITFRDVAGADEAVEELHEIKEFLENPKKFQALGARIPKGVLLYGPPGTGKTLLARAVAGEAGVPFFSISGSDFVEMFVGVGASRVRDLFEQAKQNSPCIIFMDEIDAVGRHRGAGLGGGHDEREQTLNQLLVEMDGFTMTDNIILIAATNRPDILDPALLRPGRFDRQIVVDRPDRKGRSKILEVHTRGKPLAKEINVDALAGQTPGFTGADLANLVNEAALLSARNGKREITQVELEEGIMRVIAGPEKKTRVMSEKERLITAYHEMGHAIVGHVLEFADPVHKVSVVSRGQALGYTISMPQEDRFLTTRAELQDTMAMTLGGRAAEEIVFDEITTGASNDLEKVTATAKQMVMRFGMSEKLGPRVFGHDHGQPFLGREFSSEPDYSDEIAREIDDEIRRIVESAHQRAKDILLTHHALLDAGADALLARESLERDELIALFDHHGRRSGLTVVATGTTLA is encoded by the coding sequence ATGGATCCTGCGCGCCGGCCCGTTGGCGACCGCCAGCGCCTCTGGCGCGCGGCGGCGCTTCTGGCGCTCGTCGTCGGCGTGGCAGCGCTGTACCTGCCGGACGGCGGTCGCGCGAAGCAGCCGGCGCCGACGTTCGCCGACTTCCTCGAGCAGCGCGACCGACGTGCGCTGCGTGAGGCGACGGTCCGCACGCGCGACCACACGGTGGACGTCACCCCCAAGGAAGGGCCGTCGTATGCCGTGGGCTTCCCGGCGGCCTATGGGCAGGAGCTGATCGAGGGGCTCGAAGCGCACGGCGTGCCGTTCACCGTGAAGGGCAGCGGCCGCAGCACGTGGGAGGTCCTGGCGCCGTGGGCGCTGCTCCTCGCGGTCGTCGTCGCGATCGCCGTGCTGCTCGGGCGCCGCATGCGGGCCGGCGGGGGCGGCGCGGCAGCCAGGCGCATGCGCAAGGCGCCGGCGCGGCAACTCGACCCGCGCTCGCCGAAGATCACGTTTCGTGATGTGGCGGGCGCCGATGAGGCGGTCGAGGAGCTGCACGAGATCAAGGAGTTCTTGGAGAACCCGAAGAAGTTTCAGGCGTTGGGGGCGCGGATCCCGAAGGGTGTGTTGTTGTATGGGCCTCCGGGGACGGGCAAGACGTTGTTGGCGCGGGCGGTGGCGGGTGAGGCGGGGGTGCCGTTCTTCTCGATCTCGGGCTCGGATTTCGTGGAGATGTTCGTGGGGGTGGGTGCGTCGCGGGTGCGGGATCTGTTTGAGCAGGCCAAGCAGAACTCGCCGTGCATCATCTTCATGGATGAGATCGATGCGGTCGGTCGCCATCGTGGTGCCGGTTTGGGTGGCGGCCACGACGAGCGTGAGCAGACGCTCAACCAGCTGCTGGTCGAGATGGACGGCTTCACGATGACCGACAACATCATCCTGATCGCCGCGACGAACCGGCCGGACATCCTCGACCCGGCGCTGCTGCGTCCGGGGCGGTTTGATCGCCAGATCGTGGTCGATCGTCCGGATCGCAAGGGCCGTTCGAAGATTCTGGAGGTCCATACGCGCGGCAAGCCGTTGGCCAAGGAGATCAACGTCGATGCGCTGGCCGGTCAGACGCCGGGGTTCACGGGGGCGGACCTGGCGAACCTGGTCAATGAGGCGGCGTTGTTGTCGGCGCGGAACGGCAAGCGGGAGATCACCCAGGTTGAGCTCGAAGAGGGGATCATGCGGGTGATCGCGGGGCCGGAGAAGAAGACGCGGGTGATGAGCGAGAAGGAGCGGCTGATCACGGCGTATCACGAGATGGGCCATGCGATCGTCGGTCACGTGCTCGAGTTCGCCGATCCGGTGCACAAGGTGTCGGTCGTCTCGCGTGGTCAGGCGTTGGGGTACACGATCTCGATGCCGCAGGAGGATCGCTTTTTGACGACGCGCGCGGAGTTGCAGGACACGATGGCGATGACGTTGGGGGGTCGCGCGGCGGAGGAGATCGTCTTTGACGAGATCACCACGGGCGCGTCGAACGACCTCGAGAAGGTCACGGCGACGGCCAAGCAGATGGTGATGCGTTTCGGGATGAGCGAGAAGCTCGGCCCGCGCGTGTTCGGTCACGATCATGGCCAGCCGTTCTTGGGGCGCGAGTTCAGCTCGGAGCCGGATTACAGCGACGAGATCGCGCGCGAGATCGACGACGAGATCCGCCGCATCGTGGAATCCGCCCACCAACGCGCCAAGGACATCCTGCTGACCCACCATGCCCTGCTCGACGCGGGCGCGGACGCGCTGCTGGCGCGCGAGTCCCTCGAACGCGACGAGCTCATCGCGCTGTTCGACCACCACGGCCGTCGTTCGGGGTTGACGGTCGTGGCCACGGGCACGACACTCGCATGA
- a CDS encoding helix-turn-helix transcriptional regulator encodes MDIRTPPGDALSQPTRARLFALLGELRRPAGTDELARALGLHPNGVRLHLEALHAAGLLDRERERRPRGRPRDRWAISPDALPGGDPPTGYADIGRFLLHVIAAGGLKVRDVEAAGRTIGRSLPPPDPGSTPDQRMYAALTAMGFAPQRETDPDHPAELTYCLRNCPYRDLVHERQPVVCGLHRGITRGMLDTIDPKTRLTGFVPKDPDEAGCLIEVRGPLADDVAA; translated from the coding sequence GTGGACATCCGCACGCCACCGGGGGACGCGCTGTCCCAGCCGACTCGGGCGCGCCTGTTCGCGCTGCTCGGCGAGCTGCGCCGCCCCGCAGGCACCGACGAGCTCGCCCGCGCGCTCGGCCTGCACCCCAACGGCGTCCGGCTGCATCTCGAGGCGCTGCACGCCGCGGGCCTGCTCGACCGCGAGCGGGAGCGGCGGCCGCGCGGCCGGCCGCGGGACCGCTGGGCGATCAGCCCGGACGCGCTGCCCGGCGGCGACCCGCCGACCGGCTACGCCGACATCGGCCGCTTCCTCCTGCACGTCATCGCAGCCGGTGGGCTGAAGGTGCGCGACGTCGAGGCGGCCGGGCGCACGATCGGACGCAGCCTTCCCCCGCCCGACCCCGGCAGCACGCCGGATCAGCGCATGTACGCCGCGCTGACCGCGATGGGCTTCGCGCCGCAGCGCGAGACCGACCCGGACCATCCGGCCGAGCTGACCTACTGCCTGCGCAACTGCCCGTACCGCGATCTCGTGCACGAGCGCCAGCCGGTCGTGTGCGGCCTGCACCGCGGGATCACCCGCGGGATGCTCGACACGATCGACCCGAAGACGAGGCTCACCGGGTTCGTGCCGAAGGACCCCGACGAGGCGGGCTGCCTCATCGAGGTGCGCGGCCCGCTCGCCGACGACGTCGCCGCCTGA
- a CDS encoding DUF542 domain-containing protein has translation MTAISPSSTLAELVIARPARTRLFEQLRLDYCCGGSRTLAEACAQRELDPSTVATLIAALDAEPGDRDDAHDVTRASVGDLCDHIVAAHHGALRRDLPLISDLVATVVRVHGVQRPELRDLQRVFTTMRVSLEQHMVVEEETLFPACRATAAGVLRGVDEELLGQHEADHDEVGESLVALRELSGGYSAKRALCGTHRALLESLRELELDLHQHVHEENNILFPRVRAAAVR, from the coding sequence ATGACCGCGATCAGTCCCTCGAGCACCCTGGCCGAGCTGGTCATCGCCCGTCCCGCTCGCACGCGTCTCTTCGAGCAGCTGCGGCTGGACTACTGCTGCGGCGGGTCGCGCACGCTGGCCGAGGCCTGCGCGCAGCGCGAGCTCGATCCGAGCACGGTCGCGACGCTGATCGCGGCGCTCGACGCGGAGCCCGGCGACCGCGACGACGCCCACGACGTCACGCGGGCGTCGGTCGGCGATCTCTGCGACCACATCGTCGCGGCCCACCACGGCGCCCTGCGCCGCGATCTGCCGCTGATCTCCGACCTCGTTGCGACCGTGGTGCGCGTCCACGGCGTCCAGCGGCCGGAGCTGCGCGACCTGCAGCGGGTGTTCACGACGATGCGCGTGAGCCTCGAGCAGCACATGGTGGTGGAGGAGGAGACGCTGTTCCCGGCCTGCCGTGCGACGGCGGCCGGTGTCCTGCGGGGAGTCGACGAGGAGCTGCTGGGCCAGCACGAGGCCGACCATGACGAGGTGGGCGAGTCGCTCGTCGCGCTGCGCGAGCTGTCGGGCGGCTACAGCGCCAAGCGCGCGCTGTGCGGCACGCACCGCGCGCTGCTGGAGTCACTGCGCGAGCTGGAGCTCGACCTGCACCAGCACGTGCACGAGGAGAACAACATCCTGTTCCCGCGGGTGCGCGCCGCCGCCGTGCGCTGA